Genomic segment of Shewanella sp. OMA3-2:
TTGGGTTAATGGCGCAAATAGTTTGACTAGATCAATAGCTTGAGTTGTAGCTAATTCAATAGAAGGAACTATGTTAATTTCTCCTAAATCATTTACCTGAACGTTAGCTATGCGAAAACGATTGTCGATGATACTGCCTGAGACACTGGCAATAATTTCAGGGGTCGAAAAGCTGATAGGCACCGCAGTGTTAGCCATACCACTCAAATGATCACTTGGCTCAGCAGAGGTTAAAGGCAGCCACAGTAGACTAGAGTTTGGCACTGATACGGCTAAACTAATATTGTTTGTGGTATCGCGTTGATCAATTTTCAAGCCTTCGATAAACACACTAAGTTGGGATGCTATATCAAGGGGAAACAATTTACTCAGAAGTTGATTAAGCTGTGGACGGTTAAAACTGATTTGTTGTTTAAAAGGAGCGATATTGATTTTGGCTGCAAAAACATTTTGCGCAACTTGGTGCATTGCTGCTGGAACCAGTTGTTGTTTAACATCAACCTCAATTTTAAAGTCATCAGGGACATTAAATGCTAGGTGTTCAAACTTTTGCGACAGAACCTTTAATGCGCTGAAATGATTAACAGAATAAATTTCACCCTTGGTTAAGTTAATGTAGGTGTCAGCATGCCAATCGCCATTAATATCAATTTGGTATTGATTAAAAGGAGCTAAAATAGTGGTTAATTGTTGTTGGGCTTCAACAATCATGCTGTTATTTATCTGCTGACTATTTTTAGTTTGAAGGGTGGTCGTTGCGGCCGTCAAATAGTCTGACAATGCATTTAACCCTAGCTGACTTTGTTTTAGGTTCAACTTAGTGGTTAACTGTAAGTGTGTTGGCATTATTTGCGCATTAACGTTAAACAATTCATTGTCATCGAATCGCCACAGGGTAGATAAAGCGCCTTGTGGGTTAAGTGTGAATCTATCCATTTTTAAACTGTGTCGAAAGGTATTTGTAACGCCATTAGCCGTGGTTAATTCAGATCCGGACCCAGCTACGGGTAAAGTGGGTAAGCGAATTAACGTTTCACCTAAATCAATATCGGGAATTTGGTTAAATACTAATTGCCACACCGCACTGGACTCGGTTTTTTGTTGATTTTGACGATTAAAAAAGCTCGCGCCTAAATCAACATAAACACTTTTACTGCTCAACTTAACTATGTCACTAGGGTCGAGTTGTTGTTTTTGTGCTATAGCAAGGGTGTCGGTTAGGGTCAGTTCAAAACCTTGTATGGCAATGTAACTGTCTTCTATTTGTAAGATAAGCCTAGGGATGCGCAGTTGGTTGATCGATACTAACTGTGTATCTAAGCTCAGTACTTGAATATCATAGGGTGATAACAGCTTGTTAAGCACCTTGACACTGATAGGATGAATATTGTGGCTGACATACCAAGCTGCACCGATAATCATCAGCAGCAAAAGGAGTAATACTCGCTTAACGGTGAATATGCCTTTAATCATTAACACTTCAAGTAGTTAAATAAAAAGCCAGCGTATCAAACTCTGGCTTAAAAGTAATGTTATCTATTGCTGAATTAATGCAGCATTAACCGATTACACCCAGCGAATACGGGTTGTAAGGGTATGACTTTCTCCTGGGGATAAGGTCACTTTGTCATCCAATACATTGGCGGCTTCTAAACACACCATAGTGAGGTAGTCATCTGCTTTAAAACGAGAAAGGCGAGTCGATTTTTCTATCCACGGATTCCACAATACAGCTGATTGGCTGTTTTCTCGGCTTATTTCGATAGTTCCTGTTGGCGTATGTAAGCGCTGAACTAACGATAAATCTGTGTAGACTCGATCAGTTTCTTTATCAAAGCTCACTTTATCATCAAGTTGCTGATAAGGACCCTGGCCAAATTCTATATATTTTGCCCCCTCAAAACCTGAGGCTAACAATTGATGAATATCATCAATGGGTAAATAGGTGTGTAATGCTTGGGTTAAGCTGACAGGATAGTTAGCATTATTCTTATTAACAATACTGACTGATAAGGTGTCGCTTAGGGTGAACAGGACTTTGACCTCGGTATCATGCGGCCAGTATTGACGGTCTTGTTCGGTGAGCTTTAGGCTAAATATTAAATCCACGACTTGATCATGCATATTGACAGAGTCGAGACTCCATAATCGAGTACGGGCAAAGCCGTGTTGTGGAAAACCAGCCGTGTCACTCATACCAAACCATGGCCAACAAACGGGGATACCGCCGCGGATCCCATTACCTAGTTGGTAATCGTCTGCTGCTGATACCCATAATAATGGTGCTTTGCCAGTTGGGGTGAATTGGTCAATTTGTGCCCCTTGAAGAAAGATACGTGCTTGGCATAAATCGGTATTAACCTCGACATAATCAAGACCATTTTGATGTTTTTTGGTGGTCACTGAACCCATAATGTATTTCCTTGTGTTCAACTTGGTGGTGGATTAAGGCTGTGCAGTAACTTAACTGTTTTCATTCGAAAAAGTAAGTGATTCAACTGTTGAAATTATCGCTTGATAAAATGCAATAAACGGTTGTTGGCAGGCATACTAAAGTCGTTAATTAAGGTTAATTGTTGTGCTTTGGCTAATGCGAGTATCCATTCTATATCTCGTATTCCGCTAAGGGGATTATGCTGTTTAAGCCATTGCTCAAAATTTGCATTACTCTCACTGGTAAATTGGCCCTGATAATTAAATGGCCCGTAGATGAATACCTGGCTGTTAATTTGAGTGACTTGTCCTACGCCGATAAAAAAAGCTTCAACTAACTGCCGACTCATAATGTGTAAGGTATTTGCACTATAAATAACATCATATATTTGCTTCGGCCACTGCTGGCTAACATCTAAGGCAATTGCCGTGGGTAAATTAACCAGATTAGCGTGCTTAATACGGGCATTGATATGATTTAAGTTAATGACTTGGTCGCTGGCTTGCCAATAAATATGCGGTAATTGATTGGCAAAAAATACCGCATGTTGACCTGTACCCGTACCCACTTCCAATAAATTAAGTGGTTGGTTTAATCGTGGCGCTATAATATCTAAAATGGGTTGTTTGTTATTTTCACACGCTTGAGAAAAGGGTAAATGCGCTAATTCAATCAAGACAAATTAACCTTATCCATAAGAAGTTGCTGTAAGGCTATAACTGCTTGAGTACGGTTACGAACCCCAAGTTTACGAAAAATAGCCGTAGCATGGGCTTTAATGGTCGCTTCAGACACGCCAAAATCATAGGCTATCTGCTTATTTAATAAGCCCTCGGCAAACATTTGTAGCACTTTATACTGTTGCGGGGTTAAGTCCGAAAGTCGGCCTGCCATTTGATCTGTTGCATCATCGGTTACCGGTAAAATTTGAGTACCTGCGGGTAACCAAATATCACCGTACAACACAGCATTTAAGGCTTCTGCTAAGGTTTCCATTGATGACGATTTAGGAATAAAGCCACTACTACCATAATGTATAGCACGGCTAATGGTATTGATGTCCTCATGTGCGGAAATGACCACAACAGGAATGTTAGGATAATGGCTGCGTAAATGGATAAGCGTCGAATATCCGTGTGAACCTGGCATTTGTAAATCTAACAAAATGAGGTCAACCGGAGCATCAGTCATATCCATCAATTTCTGTAATGCGTCAGCACTGTCAGCTTCAAACCATTGGGTGTTATTAAACGTCAAACTTAATGCTTGTCGTAAGGCGTTGCGAAATAAGGGATGGTCGTCGGCAATAATAATATTTAAATTTTCTAGCTTCATGGCTTTTATATTCGTTGTTGCGCTTGAAGATTGAATCAATGTAACAGAAAAGTTATCTGGTATTCCATTGCTTTGTGCCTAAATAAATCGAGATTAGCGCAAAATCAGATCAAAGTTAGACTTTAGTCTAGTAAGGCGGGTCGTTTGAATGTGTTTAGCGGTTTATATGTAGATATTTAATGGAAAAATATTGAAATCCTTAGCACATTAACTAAGGTTAATGCTTGATAAAGGTTGGTTTTTTTGATCCTAGTCCCATGTCATTGAGTATATAGATGATAACTTAGTGCGTAGTTAGTCCGCGTACGTGTTTTAAAGAGTAGAGTTTCAATGTTACTGACACAACACAATTAAATGCTTTTTTAAGTAGCCAACAGGAGACACACAATGTCAGCAGGTAAATGCCCAGTGATGCACGGTGGTGCGACACAAAGTGATATGTCGCATATGGAGTGGTGGCCTAAGTCGTTAAATCTAGACATTCTTCATCAGCACGATACTAAAACCAATCCGATGGGACTCAATTTCAATTATCAAGATGAAGTTAAAAAATTGGATGTTGGTGCGCTTAAAAAAGATCTTCATTCCCTCATGACTGACAGTCAATCATGGTGGCCTGCAGATTGGGGCCATTATGGCGGATTAATGATCCGTATGACTTGGCATGCGGCAGGTACCTATCGCATTGCCGATGGTCGAGGCGGAGCAAGTACCGGTAATCAACGTTTTGCCCCATTAAATTCATGGCCAGATAACGGTAACTTGGACAAAGCGCGTCGTCTACTTTGGCCGATTAAGAAAAAATACGGTAACAAGTTAAGTTGGGCTGATTTAATCGCCTACGCCGGCACAATCGCTTATGAATCTATGGGGCTAAAAACATTTGGTTTTGCCTTTGGTCGTGAGGACATTTGGCATCCAGAGAAAGATATTTATTGGGGCGCTGAAAAAGAATGGCTAGCCACCAGTGATAAAGCGAATAGCCGCTACTCTGGAGAGCGTGATTTAGCTAATCCACTGGCATCGGTGATGATGGGGCTTATTTACGTCAATCCCGAGGGAGTTGATGGTAATCCTGACCCACTTAAAACAGCCAAAGATGTGCGTGAAACCTTTGCCAGAATGGCTATGGATGATGAAGAAACCGTAGCATTAACGGCTGGCGGCCATACTGTAGGTAAAGCCCATGGTAATGGTGATGCTGCGTTATTAGGTGCTGAGCCTGAAGGTGCTGAGATTGAAGACCAAGGTTTTGGCTGGTTAAACAAAACCAAGCGCGGCATAGGCCGTGATACAGTTACTAGCGGTATAGAAGGGGCTTGGACGACAAATCCAACCCAGTGGGATAATGGCTATTTTGATATGCTGCTAGATTATGATTGGGAGCTTAAAAAGAGTCCTGCCGGCGCTTGGCAGTGGGAGCCTGTAAACATAAAAGACGAGCATAAACCTGCTGACGTTGAAGATGCATCGATTAAATGTAATCCAATAATGACTGATGCCGATATGGCCATGAAAATGGATCCTGAGTATCGTAAAATCACCGAACGATTTGCCAAAGATCCTGCCTATTTCTCTGATGTGTTTGCTCGAGCATGGTTTAAATTAACTCACCGTGATTTGGGACCTAAATCCCGTTATATTGGTCCTGATGTTCCAGAGGAAACGTTAATTTGGCAAGACCCTATTCCAGCAGGTAAAACGGATTACGATGTCCAGTCGGTTAAAAACAAAATAGCTGCCAGTAACTTAACTATCAGTGAAATGGTCGCCACAGCTTGGGACAGTGCACGTACATTTAGAGCGTCCGATCTTCGTGGTGGGGCCAATGGCGCTCGTATTTGTTTAGCACCACAAAATCAATGGCAGGGTAATGAACCAGCACGCTTATCTAAAGTGATTGGCGTATTACAACCTATTGCTGAGCAAAGCGGTGCAAGTCTGGCTGATGTTATTGTGCTTGCAGGTAATGTCGGTATTGAAAAGGCCGCTAAGCTTGCGGGTAGTGAGGTGTCTGTACCCTTTACGCCTGGTCGTGGTGATGCCACTGCTGAAATGACCGATGCAGAATCATTTGATGTGCTAGAGCCTATTCACGATGCTTATCGTAACTGGCTTAAAAATGACTATTCTGTCAGTGCTGAAGAGTTAATGCTAGACCGTACTCAACTGATGGGGCTTAGCGCACATGAGATGACAGTATTAGTTGGCGGAATGCGCGTATTAGGTACTAACCATGATAATACTAAACATGGTGTATTTACCGAACAAGAGGGGGCGTTAACCAACGACTTTTTTGTAAACCTAACCGATATGAATTATTCATGGAAACCAGCAGGCAAAAATCTGTATCAAATCTGTGAACGAGATAGCGGCAAAGTCAAATGGACCGCAACCCGAGTAGACCTTGTTTTTGGTTCTAATTCGATTCTTCGAGGGTATGCTGAAGTGTATGCTCAAGACGATAACAAGCAGAAGTTTGTTGATGATTTTATCGCTGCGTGGTCTAAAGTGATGAATGCAGACCGTTTTGATGTAGCGTAAATACATTACTTATTTAGAGTAAAAACTAAAGAGGTTGAATATAAACCATTGTATTGAGCATTAACTTGCTAGATACAGTGGTTTTTTTATGCCAGTTTGATTATTACCTGCGATGTTTATATCAGGTTTACAGTCCAGCTTGGATCTAATTAGACCGCGATCAACTTAGGGACATTACCAACTGTTAATGTGTTAGGTAAATCCTTATAATAATCACAAATTATAAAGTATTAAGTCATTATGAATAATAACCGAGAGATTGTTGATCATCTGCGTGATCGTATTCCGACGTTTGAATGTAAACCAGGTTGTCATGACTGCTGCGGTCCTGTTACAACCTCTTCAGAAGAAATGTCACGTTTACCAGTAAAGACAGACGCTGAGCATGATGCAGCATTAAATGAGTTTAACTGCGTACACTTAGGGCCCAATGGTTGCACCGTTTACGATGAAAGGCCGTTAATTTGCCGATTATTTGGTACGACACCTAATATGCCCTGTCCAAATAGTTGCCGTCCCCAAGAGATGATTGATATTAAAGTTGAAAATCAAATTCATCACTTTATCAAGAACACGCGCCAAGTATTAGTGTAAATATTGATTGTTTGAAGTGCCATGTCAATAGCCTTTTGTGTTAACTGCATGTGACCTTAAGCGTATAGTAAGTGCGAATTAAAGCAGGAATATATTTATGTGGTTAACAGAGGTTGAACTAGAAGCGGCAACAGTTAAACTTATTCCACTTCGTACAATACATGCAGCAGGGTTAGTTACCGCGGCGTCTGATGGCGAGCTTTGGGATTTATGGTTTACCTCTGTACCTAATGAGACAACTATTGAGGCTTATATAGCCAATGCGTTGGCTGAGCAACAAAAAGGCACCTGCTTACCTTTTACCATTATTGATAAAACGAATAATAAAATTATAGGTTCAACTCGATTTTGCCATGTGGACAGTTTGAATAACAGAGTTGAAATTGGCTATACCTGGTATTCAAAAAGTTATCAGCGAACATCAGTGAATACACAGTGTAAGCAACTGCTGTTAAGCCATGCTTTTGAAACACTTAATACAATAGCGGTTGAATTTAGAACCCATTGGCACAATCAAAAGTCTAGGGAAGCGATAGCACGTTTAGGTGCTAAGCAAGATGGGGTGCTGCGCAATCATCAAAAGGTTAACGGTGTTTACAGAGACACGGTTGTATTTTCGATTATAGATGCCGAATGGCCTACAGTAAAAACCAGTTTAGCGTACAAATTGGCCAAATATGATTGATAACGTTTGGGGGACCTAAATGCTTGATTATGTGATTATGTATGACTGATGTTGCAGCTGGCGAGGTTAAACTAAAGTGTTTACATGATGTTAGGCATTGAACCACATCCATGTGGTGACATATTATTTATGTTAATAAATCTTTAATGTCTGACTTAAACGCTTTGATCTAATGGCCAAACTTTGATGGGATTTCGCTGTTCATCTACCGCTACAAAGGTAAACACCCCTCTAATAGCATGTTCGCGATGATCGTTATACATATCTTCAACAAAAATGTTCACTTCAACTTTCAATGAGGTGTTGCCCACATGAATAACTCTGGCAACTAATTCAGCTAAACTGCCTGCAGGAATCGCTTTTTTGAAATCGATTCTGTCTGAGCTGACTGTGACTAAAGATTTTCTACAAAAACGGGTTGCAGCAATAAAAGCTGTTTCGTCCATCCAGGCTAAGGCATCACCACCAAATAAGGTGTTGTGATGATTAGTGTTAGAGGGAAAAATGGCTTTAATGACACGAGCTTCTGAATGATCAATACGAGCAAGCATTTCATCTGACATTGTGCTGGTGGTGTTAGGTGTATTTGAGCTCGTATCTGTGACTGTGAGGGGCATGTTACTCCTAAAGGGACGTGCAATAAGGTTAACACTGGGTATTGCACCAGTTTTAAGCTGACTTTAAATTAATGACTCAAAATAATTTAAGGCTTCATTTTATTAAAAATGAGAAGCCTTAAATTTAAGTAATACATTGATGTTAAAAATTTAATTGATGTTAAAGATTTAATTGGGGTTAAAGACTCATCAATAACCAGTGAGCATTAATCTACTTTAGTTGATGAATTATCTTTTTTGCTTGTATCTGCATTGCTGATATTATGATCAGCATGAGTATTGCTATCTTGGTGTTCATCGCCATTGTTATCTTCGTTTTTACCCGAGGCAATACTTTTATCTTTGTGATCACCTAGGTGTGGCATTTTAAATTTAGCGCTGTACTTTAATACGGCTAAATTACTGGCAATAACGCCAAGTACTAAACCAATAATAATCCACACTTCAAAGCCTGATAAATCCATAATGGCGCTCCAAGATTTAGTTAATCAACCGCTAAGCGTAACTCACATTTGCGAATATCTTCAGGAGTATCCACTTCTGGCGAATCAAATGCGCTGATCGCGATTTTTATTTTATGACCGTATTCTAATGCGCGCAGTTGCTCTAATTTTTCTAAGTCTTCTAACTTACCGAGTGGTAACTGGGCAAAGGCATTAACAAAACGTTTGGTGTAAGCATAAACCCCTAAATGTTTATACACAGGGTAGTCGTTGGTGTCACGGCCAAACGGAATGCGTGCGCGTGAGAAATACAGTGCGTTGAAATCATTATCAAACACCATTTTAACGTGCATTGGGTCGTCTAATTCTTTTTTATCAACGATTTCAAACCCTAAGGTCGCCATTTCAAACTCACCAGGATGGCGCTCAAATAAGCTAATGATTTGCTCAATCGAAATAGGGTCAATTAGCGGTTGATCACCTTGAAGATTAATCACTAAATCATCATCGTTAAGACCAAGCTGTTCAATGGCGTCATTAATGCGGTCTGTACCTGATGCTGCATCAGGACTGGTCATAACAACTTTGCCGCCAAAACCTTCAACGGCATCTTTAATGCGGTCGTCGTCAGTGGCAACGTAAATATTGTCTAATCCTCTTGCTAATGAGGCTCGTTCGTAAACATGTTGGATCATCGGTTTACCATTAATCGGTGCCAGTGGCTTTCCAGGAAAACGGCTAGAGCCATAGCGAGCTGGAATTAATAGAGTAACATTCATGGATAACAACCTACTTTAATGGTAAACAAAAGGGCTCGTAGAGCCCTTAATATATTGCGAAATGGACCGAATCGCCTGTTTCGTATTATATACGACGGAACAGCTTAGTCAGCATTTCATCGGTAACTTTTTCTTCCCAGCCTTTACCGTAAACATTGTCCCATAGTGGGCCCATGCTCTTAGTCACTGCAACCATCTTAGCGATAGTTTCATCGGGTAAGTCTTTACAGATGTTTTTCGGTAGAGTGATATTATGAATTTCCATCATCTTACGGAATTCTTTCACACCTTCTGGGTAAAACTCTTCTAACACATCAAATGCTAAACAGTTACCGATACCGTGATGGTAGCCTAATACATAGCCTAAACCGTATGACACAGCATGACATGCACCAACCTGGCTATAAGCAATGCTCATGCCGCCCATGTATGAGGCCATCATTAGCTTGTCATCTTTTTCTGGATGATCGTCTAAGTAGACTTGGCGGCATAAATCCATTGATTTTTCAGCAAAGGCTTTAGCAAATTCGTTTAGGTAAGTCCCTTGTAAAGACTCAACACAGTGAATGAAACAATCCATACCTGTGTAGAACCATTGATCAGTCGGTACACCCGCAATTAGCTCTGAATCCATAATGATTTGATCAAACACAGTGTAGTCAGAATTTAATCCTAACTTACGCACTGGGCCGCACAATACCGCAGTACGTGAGGCTTCAGCACCTGTACCAGACACTGTTGGAATACCAATGTGGTGAATTGCTGGGTTTTTAATTAAATCCCAACCTTGGTATTCAGATGAACTACCTGGGTTAGTTAGCATAAGCGATACCGCTTTGGCTAAATCCATTGTAGAACCGCCACCTAAACCAACCACACTAACAGGCTGTTTAGCATTAAAAGCTTTAACCTGCGCAGTTAAATCATCAACTTGAACCGTTGTTGGCTCGTCATCTACGTTAACGTAAATAACTAAGTCGTGACTTTTGTTTGGTACTCGGCCTGCTAATGGTTTTTCTTGGTGTACGTCGTCAACCAGAAATACCACAAAGTCATCGGCTTGTTTACGTTCTTGCTCTAATACCACGTCCAATTGCACGAACGAGCCACGACCAAAAATCATTTTTGGAACACATTTAAAATTTTTAAAACTCATTACAACACTCTCCAGTTGAGATATTTACTGTAAAAAGTACTGCCACTTCAAATGAGGTGACAGAAATATAAGCTTAATTAAGCAAAAGCACGCTTGATGTTTTCAATACGCTCTGCGATTTGCTCGTCAGTCCAAGACAGCTTGATAAGCATCGAAATCGTGCGGCTCATAATGGCATCTGATTTTGGTGTCTTAACTTGAGTATAGTCAGGACGGTCAGCAATTAACATGATTGGCAGGGCTGCAGGTGCTTTTAATTCCTGGATGTGTTTCCAGTTTTTCAAATAATGCCAGTTGTTGATATACCAGTAAAAACAACCATCAACTTTGTTTGCCGCAAGCTTCTTGTTAATTTCTATTGTGCGCTCTTCTGTTGGTAAGAAAAAGCTTAGGAAACCTGCTGAGTCACCTTCAGGATCAGGTAGTTCACGGAAAGTCACTTCTGGAATTTGTGCCATCGCATCTTTAATGGTCTTTTTGTTTTTGCGTTGAATGGCAATAATTTTGTCTAGCTTACGTAACTGAGCTAACCCCATAGCGGCGTTCATTTCAGAAATACGGAAGTTTAAGCCCATTATTGGGTGACCTTCAGCGCCACGGTCGTTGCCAACATGGTCATGGCCATGATCAGAGAACATATGGCTGTGGTTGTAAATGTCTGAATTGTTAGTGACGATAGCGCCGCCTTCACCACAGGTGATGGTTTTAACAGAATCAAAAGAGTAACAACCGACATCGCCAATTGTGCCAAGTGCTTGACCTTTATAGCTCGCTCCAATGGCTTGGCAGGCATCTTCAAGAATGATCAAGTTGTGCTTCTTACAGACGGCTTTGATTTCATCCATCTTTGCCATAGAACCGCACATTTGCACTAGATTCACTGCTTTAGTACGTGGAGTAATAACGGCTTCAATACCTTCTGGCGATAAACATAAGGTTTCATCTATTTCAGCAAAAATGGGAATTGCGCCAGCCATAAATACCGCTTCAACAGAAGCCACAAAAGTAAACGGTGGCACAATCACTTCATCGCCCGCGCCAACACCTGCTGCAGCCATAGCAGTTTGAAGTGCCGCTGTACCGCTTGATACAAGATGAGCATGCTTAACGTTCATCTTTTCACAGAGTAACTGCTCCATGTCGCGAGTTTTCCAGCGATCATTACGCATATGGTCAAAGTTGTAACGGAAGGTGAAACCATTCTCCATTACGTCAGCGACTTCCTGCTTTTCTTCTGGACCGAATAATTCAAAACCTGGCATGGAAATTATCTCCTAAAATTCTACGCATCTTTGCGTTTACATAAACCCGCTAATTATAACTAGGTTAGTGGGGAGACTGCGACAGTTATTGAAAAATAATTCATTTTTGTTTGCTGCTTATCATTTACGGATAAACCACACCTTGAAAATATATGTAGATATTACATCTTGTTATTGAGGTTTAATTCTGGCTATACTGATCGAATCTTGTCGGAGTGCCTTTAAAGGCTGAGACCGTTAATTCGGGATCCGTTGAACCTGATCAGGCTAAAACCTGCGTAGGTAACAAGCATAATAATCCTTGGCGATTATTCATGCGTAAAACTGAAGTGGTTTTACCATATTCAGTTAATTTACTCATGTTTACCTCTTAAGATTATTGACTGCAATTGCGTCTGACCATTCTTTGAATTGCGTTAACGATATTGCTCGCTCTCAACACATTTTCCTCCAGACAAGCAACTTTCTCTCATTTTATTCGAGGTTGCTCATGTCAAATCGTCGCGAAACCCGTGCTAGTGCACAAGCTTTTATTGATAACTTAAAACCATTACAACACCCCAATTCTGAGAAAATTTATCTGCAAGGTAGCCGCGCAGATTTACACGTGGCCATGCGCCAAATTCATCAAACCGATACTATTCTAGGTGGTGATGACACCAATCCCATTACAGAAAAAAATCCCCCGTTAAGGGTTTACGATTGTGCTGGTGCGTATTCAGACCCCCATGCTGAAATTAATGTGCGCCTCGGTTTAGCCAAGCTTCGTCAAGCTTGGATTGAGGAGCGTGATGATACCGAAGCACTTGATGGTGCGAGCTCCCATTTTACCCAGCAACGTTTGGCCGATGATGGTCTGGACCATTTACGTTTTGATGCGTTAGTACCGCCGCGCCGCGCTAAAGTGGGTAAGCGGGTGACACAAATGCATTACGCTCGCCAAGGGATTATTACCGCAGAAATGGAATACATTGCGATACGTGAAAACATGGCAAGACAAGAGGTTAGTGACCCAGTGCTAACAACAAAAGCCAAGGGTGAAGCGTTTGGTGCCGTGATTGGCGAGTTAATTACCCCTGAATTTGTCCGCAGTGAAGTGGCGAGAGGCCGGGCAAT
This window contains:
- a CDS encoding D-hexose-6-phosphate mutarotase, with translation MGSVTTKKHQNGLDYVEVNTDLCQARIFLQGAQIDQFTPTGKAPLLWVSAADDYQLGNGIRGGIPVCWPWFGMSDTAGFPQHGFARTRLWSLDSVNMHDQVVDLIFSLKLTEQDRQYWPHDTEVKVLFTLSDTLSVSIVNKNNANYPVSLTQALHTYLPIDDIHQLLASGFEGAKYIEFGQGPYQQLDDKVSFDKETDRVYTDLSLVQRLHTPTGTIEISRENSQSAVLWNPWIEKSTRLSRFKADDYLTMVCLEAANVLDDKVTLSPGESHTLTTRIRWV
- a CDS encoding DUF938 domain-containing protein; translated protein: MELAHLPFSQACENNKQPILDIIAPRLNQPLNLLEVGTGTGQHAVFFANQLPHIYWQASDQVINLNHINARIKHANLVNLPTAIALDVSQQWPKQIYDVIYSANTLHIMSRQLVEAFFIGVGQVTQINSQVFIYGPFNYQGQFTSESNANFEQWLKQHNPLSGIRDIEWILALAKAQQLTLINDFSMPANNRLLHFIKR
- a CDS encoding response regulator transcription factor, yielding MKLENLNIIIADDHPLFRNALRQALSLTFNNTQWFEADSADALQKLMDMTDAPVDLILLDLQMPGSHGYSTLIHLRSHYPNIPVVVISAHEDINTISRAIHYGSSGFIPKSSSMETLAEALNAVLYGDIWLPAGTQILPVTDDATDQMAGRLSDLTPQQYKVLQMFAEGLLNKQIAYDFGVSEATIKAHATAIFRKLGVRNRTQAVIALQQLLMDKVNLS
- the katG gene encoding catalase/peroxidase HPI — encoded protein: MSAGKCPVMHGGATQSDMSHMEWWPKSLNLDILHQHDTKTNPMGLNFNYQDEVKKLDVGALKKDLHSLMTDSQSWWPADWGHYGGLMIRMTWHAAGTYRIADGRGGASTGNQRFAPLNSWPDNGNLDKARRLLWPIKKKYGNKLSWADLIAYAGTIAYESMGLKTFGFAFGREDIWHPEKDIYWGAEKEWLATSDKANSRYSGERDLANPLASVMMGLIYVNPEGVDGNPDPLKTAKDVRETFARMAMDDEETVALTAGGHTVGKAHGNGDAALLGAEPEGAEIEDQGFGWLNKTKRGIGRDTVTSGIEGAWTTNPTQWDNGYFDMLLDYDWELKKSPAGAWQWEPVNIKDEHKPADVEDASIKCNPIMTDADMAMKMDPEYRKITERFAKDPAYFSDVFARAWFKLTHRDLGPKSRYIGPDVPEETLIWQDPIPAGKTDYDVQSVKNKIAASNLTISEMVATAWDSARTFRASDLRGGANGARICLAPQNQWQGNEPARLSKVIGVLQPIAEQSGASLADVIVLAGNVGIEKAAKLAGSEVSVPFTPGRGDATAEMTDAESFDVLEPIHDAYRNWLKNDYSVSAEELMLDRTQLMGLSAHEMTVLVGGMRVLGTNHDNTKHGVFTEQEGALTNDFFVNLTDMNYSWKPAGKNLYQICERDSGKVKWTATRVDLVFGSNSILRGYAEVYAQDDNKQKFVDDFIAAWSKVMNADRFDVA
- a CDS encoding YkgJ family cysteine cluster protein, producing MNNNREIVDHLRDRIPTFECKPGCHDCCGPVTTSSEEMSRLPVKTDAEHDAALNEFNCVHLGPNGCTVYDERPLICRLFGTTPNMPCPNSCRPQEMIDIKVENQIHHFIKNTRQVLV
- a CDS encoding GNAT family N-acetyltransferase, translated to MWLTEVELEAATVKLIPLRTIHAAGLVTAASDGELWDLWFTSVPNETTIEAYIANALAEQQKGTCLPFTIIDKTNNKIIGSTRFCHVDSLNNRVEIGYTWYSKSYQRTSVNTQCKQLLLSHAFETLNTIAVEFRTHWHNQKSREAIARLGAKQDGVLRNHQKVNGVYRDTVVFSIIDAEWPTVKTSLAYKLAKYD
- a CDS encoding acyl-CoA thioesterase — its product is MSDEMLARIDHSEARVIKAIFPSNTNHHNTLFGGDALAWMDETAFIAATRFCRKSLVTVSSDRIDFKKAIPAGSLAELVARVIHVGNTSLKVEVNIFVEDMYNDHREHAIRGVFTFVAVDEQRNPIKVWPLDQSV
- a CDS encoding DUF2897 family protein, with the translated sequence MDLSGFEVWIIIGLVLGVIASNLAVLKYSAKFKMPHLGDHKDKSIASGKNEDNNGDEHQDSNTHADHNISNADTSKKDNSSTKVD
- the kdsB gene encoding 8-amino-3,8-dideoxy-manno-octulosonate cytidylyltransferase KdsB — its product is MNVTLLIPARYGSSRFPGKPLAPINGKPMIQHVYERASLARGLDNIYVATDDDRIKDAVEGFGGKVVMTSPDAASGTDRINDAIEQLGLNDDDLVINLQGDQPLIDPISIEQIISLFERHPGEFEMATLGFEIVDKKELDDPMHVKMVFDNDFNALYFSRARIPFGRDTNDYPVYKHLGVYAYTKRFVNAFAQLPLGKLEDLEKLEQLRALEYGHKIKIAISAFDSPEVDTPEDIRKCELRLAVD